The following are encoded in a window of Paenibacillus polymyxa genomic DNA:
- a CDS encoding DUF6509 family protein, with product MLNFTTYTVDQIKDAFGILTGQRYEFIIDVEVEEDDELYTENGLYIRCLYLVDEEKTGLLKYELIEKVTNRYIDLELEDDELQAVETFCKEHVQDETVK from the coding sequence ATGTTGAACTTTACAACGTACACAGTAGATCAGATTAAAGATGCTTTTGGTATTTTGACTGGACAGCGTTATGAATTTATCATTGATGTAGAGGTAGAGGAGGACGACGAGCTATACACTGAAAACGGACTGTATATCCGTTGTCTTTATTTAGTAGACGAAGAAAAGACGGGACTGCTAAAGTATGAATTAATTGAAAAAGTAACGAATCGTTACATTGATCTTGAACTTGAAGATGATGAGTTGCAAGCTGTTGAGACCTTCTGTAAAGAACATGTACAGGATGAAACAGTGAAGTAA
- a CDS encoding PLP-dependent cysteine synthase family protein, with translation MNVYQNTLELIGRTPLVELNSYSLPRGIRLFAKLEFMNPGGSVKDRVGKALIEKALKTGQLKPGGTLIEATAGNAGIGLAMAALHYNISVIFAVPEKFSQEKQDLMKALGARIVHTPTSEGMKGAIEKTKELAAEIKDAYLPRQFSNPDNPEAYYTTMGPEIWNDLDGKVDVFVAGAGSGGTFMGTSRYLKEQNAALKTVIVEPEGSILNGGESGPHKTEGIGMELIPEFVDKGYFNAIHTISDVDAFDRVKELAAREGLLVGSSSGSALHAALLEAENAPDGAHIVTIFPDSSERYLSKKIYEGGI, from the coding sequence ATGAATGTATATCAAAATACCCTTGAACTCATCGGACGCACGCCATTAGTGGAGCTGAACAGCTATTCTCTACCGAGAGGAATTCGCCTGTTTGCGAAGCTGGAGTTTATGAATCCCGGCGGCAGCGTTAAGGATCGGGTGGGGAAGGCTCTAATTGAAAAAGCATTAAAAACAGGTCAGCTGAAGCCAGGGGGGACATTAATTGAAGCAACAGCAGGCAACGCAGGTATTGGTCTTGCGATGGCAGCGCTTCATTATAATATCTCGGTTATTTTTGCTGTGCCTGAGAAGTTCAGCCAAGAGAAGCAGGACCTGATGAAGGCATTGGGAGCACGCATCGTTCATACCCCGACAAGTGAGGGGATGAAAGGAGCTATCGAAAAAACAAAAGAATTAGCTGCTGAAATAAAAGATGCATACTTGCCACGGCAATTCAGTAATCCGGATAATCCCGAGGCATACTATACGACAATGGGACCTGAAATATGGAACGATCTGGACGGCAAAGTGGACGTATTTGTGGCAGGTGCAGGCTCGGGGGGAACGTTTATGGGAACCTCGCGTTACCTTAAGGAACAAAATGCAGCCCTTAAAACGGTCATCGTGGAGCCAGAAGGGTCCATTTTGAATGGCGGCGAGTCAGGCCCACATAAAACGGAAGGAATTGGCATGGAATTAATCCCTGAATTTGTGGATAAAGGATATTTCAATGCCATTCACACCATTAGCGATGTCGATGCTTTTGACCGTGTCAAGGAACTGGCTGCACGTGAAGGTCTTCTCGTTGGCAGTTCTTCAGGGTCTGCTTTACATGCCGCTTTACTGGAAGCAGAAAATGCACCGGATGGCGCACATATTGTTACCATTTTCCCGGATAGCAGCGAACGTTATCTGAGCAAAAAAATATATGAAGGCGGGATATAA
- a CDS encoding bifunctional cystathionine gamma-lyase/homocysteine desulfhydrase has product MKRKTKLIHGGLPTDPHTGAVNVPIYQVSTYEQEEIGVHKGYEYSRTGNPTRFALEELIKDLEEGKRGFAFGSGMAAIHAVFSLFNAGDHILLTDDVYGGTYRIVSKVLSRIGIESTFVDTTDLEAISKAIRPNTKALYVETPTNPLLKVTDIRAVSELVKKHDLLLIVDNTFATPYWQTPITLGADIVIHSATKYLGGHSDVVAGLAVVNSDELGEQLHFLQNAIGAILGPQDSWLLIRGIKTLGLRMEAIEQNAKEIAAFLEKHPKVSKVYYPGLESHAQHELSKTQAEGFGGIISFDVGSDANAVALLKKVKYFTLAESLGAVESLISVPARMTHASIPVERRAELGITEGLVRISVGIEDLEDLIEDLQAAL; this is encoded by the coding sequence ATGAAACGCAAAACAAAACTGATTCACGGCGGGCTTCCTACCGATCCCCATACAGGCGCGGTTAACGTTCCTATTTATCAGGTAAGCACTTATGAGCAAGAGGAAATTGGCGTCCATAAGGGATACGAATATTCGCGTACAGGCAATCCGACCCGGTTTGCTCTGGAGGAGCTGATCAAGGATCTGGAGGAAGGAAAGCGTGGTTTTGCTTTCGGTTCGGGTATGGCAGCCATTCATGCGGTATTTTCACTGTTTAACGCAGGGGATCATATTTTGCTGACCGATGATGTATACGGAGGCACCTACCGTATTGTAAGCAAAGTGCTCAGCCGTATCGGAATTGAATCCACATTTGTGGATACGACTGACCTGGAAGCCATCTCCAAAGCAATTCGTCCGAATACGAAGGCATTGTATGTCGAAACGCCAACGAACCCGCTTTTGAAGGTTACTGATATCCGTGCTGTTTCGGAGCTTGTAAAAAAACATGATCTTTTACTGATCGTCGACAACACATTTGCTACCCCTTATTGGCAGACGCCAATTACACTTGGGGCTGATATCGTCATTCACTCTGCTACCAAGTATTTGGGCGGCCACAGCGATGTTGTAGCCGGTCTGGCTGTTGTGAACAGCGACGAGCTGGGAGAACAACTGCATTTTCTGCAAAACGCCATTGGTGCTATTCTCGGCCCGCAGGATTCTTGGTTATTGATCCGCGGTATTAAAACATTGGGTCTGCGTATGGAAGCGATTGAGCAAAATGCGAAGGAAATTGCAGCCTTTTTGGAAAAACATCCGAAGGTTAGCAAAGTGTACTACCCTGGACTGGAAAGCCATGCACAACATGAACTGTCCAAAACCCAGGCTGAAGGCTTTGGCGGTATCATTTCCTTTGATGTAGGTAGTGACGCTAACGCGGTTGCACTTCTGAAAAAGGTAAAATATTTTACACTAGCTGAAAGCTTGGGAGCGGTTGAAAGTCTGATTAGCGTTCCGGCACGTATGACGCACGCCTCTATTCCGGTAGAACGTCGTGCAGAGTTAGGCATTACCGAAGGTTTGGTGCGGATTTCGGTTGGGATCGAAGATCTGGAAGATTTGATCGAAGACTTACAGGCAGCATTGTAA